The Podarcis muralis chromosome 10, rPodMur119.hap1.1, whole genome shotgun sequence genome includes a region encoding these proteins:
- the NUDT5 gene encoding ADP-sugar pyrophosphatase isoform X3, whose amino-acid sequence MSLGSYNKALASKGHWTIAERKWVKLEQTTYIDPEGQTRVWESVKRTTRKEGVSADGVAVIPVLQRTLHYDCVVLVKQFRPPMGNYCLEFPAGLIDSNETPESAALRELEEETGYRGEILECSPALCLDPGLTNCASHIATVTINGDIPANLKPKQKPVYAEEGEFVEVVTLPKNDLLQRIEELVSEEHMIVDAKVYAYALALRHATDQPFQVPFMKF is encoded by the exons ATGTCCTTGGGGTCCTACAATAAAGCCCTGGCTTCTAAGGGTCACTGG ACGATTGCAGAAAGAAAATGGGTGAAGCTTGAGCAGACAACTTACATTGACCCTGAAGGtcaaacaag AGTATGGGAATCTGTGAAGCGTACTACCAGAAAAGAGGGGGTTTCTGCTGATG GTGTTGCTGTTATTCCAGTGTTGCAAAGAACTCTTCACTATGACTGTGTTGTCCTAGTGAAGCAATTTAGGCCTCCCATGGGAAACTACTGCTTGGAATTCCCTGCAG GTCTAATTGATAGCAATGAAACCCCAGAAAGTGCTGCTTTACGTGAGCTGGAGGAAGAAACAGGATACAGAGGGGAGATCCTTGAATGCTCTCCAG CTTTGTGCTTGGATCCTGGATTGACTAACTGTGCATCACACATTGCAACAGTCACCATTAATGGAGATATTCCTGCCAATCTGAAGCCCAAACAAAAACCAG tatATGCAGAGGAAGGAG aATTTGTAGAAGTTGTTACACTACCAAAGAATGATTTATTGCAGAGAATTGAGG AGCTGGTGTCAGAGGAGCACATGATAGTCGATGCAAAAGTATATGCTTATGCCTTGGCACTGAGGCACGCAACAGATCAGCCATTCCAAGTGCCATTTATGAAATTCTAA
- the NUDT5 gene encoding ADP-sugar pyrophosphatase isoform X4: MEKEASAEARKTTQESIVKEETIAERKWVKLEQTTYIDPEGQTRVWESVKRTTRKEGVSADGVAVIPVLQRTLHYDCVVLVKQFRPPMGNYCLEFPAGLIDSNETPESAALRELEEETGYRGEILECSPALCLDPGLTNCASHIATVTINGDIPANLKPKQKPEFVEVVTLPKNDLLQRIEELVSEEHMIVDAKVYAYALALRHATDQPFQVPFMKF; the protein is encoded by the exons atggaaaaggaagcaTCTGCTGAAGCTCGGAAAACCACCCAAGAATCTATAGTTAAAGAAGAG ACGATTGCAGAAAGAAAATGGGTGAAGCTTGAGCAGACAACTTACATTGACCCTGAAGGtcaaacaag AGTATGGGAATCTGTGAAGCGTACTACCAGAAAAGAGGGGGTTTCTGCTGATG GTGTTGCTGTTATTCCAGTGTTGCAAAGAACTCTTCACTATGACTGTGTTGTCCTAGTGAAGCAATTTAGGCCTCCCATGGGAAACTACTGCTTGGAATTCCCTGCAG GTCTAATTGATAGCAATGAAACCCCAGAAAGTGCTGCTTTACGTGAGCTGGAGGAAGAAACAGGATACAGAGGGGAGATCCTTGAATGCTCTCCAG CTTTGTGCTTGGATCCTGGATTGACTAACTGTGCATCACACATTGCAACAGTCACCATTAATGGAGATATTCCTGCCAATCTGAAGCCCAAACAAAAACCAG aATTTGTAGAAGTTGTTACACTACCAAAGAATGATTTATTGCAGAGAATTGAGG AGCTGGTGTCAGAGGAGCACATGATAGTCGATGCAAAAGTATATGCTTATGCCTTGGCACTGAGGCACGCAACAGATCAGCCATTCCAAGTGCCATTTATGAAATTCTAA
- the NUDT5 gene encoding ADP-sugar pyrophosphatase isoform X2: protein MEKEASAEARKTTQESIVKEETIAERKWVKLEQTTYIDPEGQTRVWESVKRTTRKEGVSADGVAVIPVLQRTLHYDCVVLVKQFRPPMGNYCLEFPAGLIDSNETPESAALRELEEETGYRGEILECSPALCLDPGLTNCASHIATVTINGDIPANLKPKQKPEEGEFVEVVTLPKNDLLQRIEELVSEEHMIVDAKVYAYALALRHATDQPFQVPFMKF from the exons atggaaaaggaagcaTCTGCTGAAGCTCGGAAAACCACCCAAGAATCTATAGTTAAAGAAGAG ACGATTGCAGAAAGAAAATGGGTGAAGCTTGAGCAGACAACTTACATTGACCCTGAAGGtcaaacaag AGTATGGGAATCTGTGAAGCGTACTACCAGAAAAGAGGGGGTTTCTGCTGATG GTGTTGCTGTTATTCCAGTGTTGCAAAGAACTCTTCACTATGACTGTGTTGTCCTAGTGAAGCAATTTAGGCCTCCCATGGGAAACTACTGCTTGGAATTCCCTGCAG GTCTAATTGATAGCAATGAAACCCCAGAAAGTGCTGCTTTACGTGAGCTGGAGGAAGAAACAGGATACAGAGGGGAGATCCTTGAATGCTCTCCAG CTTTGTGCTTGGATCCTGGATTGACTAACTGTGCATCACACATTGCAACAGTCACCATTAATGGAGATATTCCTGCCAATCTGAAGCCCAAACAAAAACCAG AGGAAGGAG aATTTGTAGAAGTTGTTACACTACCAAAGAATGATTTATTGCAGAGAATTGAGG AGCTGGTGTCAGAGGAGCACATGATAGTCGATGCAAAAGTATATGCTTATGCCTTGGCACTGAGGCACGCAACAGATCAGCCATTCCAAGTGCCATTTATGAAATTCTAA
- the NUDT5 gene encoding ADP-sugar pyrophosphatase isoform X1 has translation MEKEASAEARKTTQESIVKEETIAERKWVKLEQTTYIDPEGQTRVWESVKRTTRKEGVSADGVAVIPVLQRTLHYDCVVLVKQFRPPMGNYCLEFPAGLIDSNETPESAALRELEEETGYRGEILECSPALCLDPGLTNCASHIATVTINGDIPANLKPKQKPVYAEEGEFVEVVTLPKNDLLQRIEELVSEEHMIVDAKVYAYALALRHATDQPFQVPFMKF, from the exons atggaaaaggaagcaTCTGCTGAAGCTCGGAAAACCACCCAAGAATCTATAGTTAAAGAAGAG ACGATTGCAGAAAGAAAATGGGTGAAGCTTGAGCAGACAACTTACATTGACCCTGAAGGtcaaacaag AGTATGGGAATCTGTGAAGCGTACTACCAGAAAAGAGGGGGTTTCTGCTGATG GTGTTGCTGTTATTCCAGTGTTGCAAAGAACTCTTCACTATGACTGTGTTGTCCTAGTGAAGCAATTTAGGCCTCCCATGGGAAACTACTGCTTGGAATTCCCTGCAG GTCTAATTGATAGCAATGAAACCCCAGAAAGTGCTGCTTTACGTGAGCTGGAGGAAGAAACAGGATACAGAGGGGAGATCCTTGAATGCTCTCCAG CTTTGTGCTTGGATCCTGGATTGACTAACTGTGCATCACACATTGCAACAGTCACCATTAATGGAGATATTCCTGCCAATCTGAAGCCCAAACAAAAACCAG tatATGCAGAGGAAGGAG aATTTGTAGAAGTTGTTACACTACCAAAGAATGATTTATTGCAGAGAATTGAGG AGCTGGTGTCAGAGGAGCACATGATAGTCGATGCAAAAGTATATGCTTATGCCTTGGCACTGAGGCACGCAACAGATCAGCCATTCCAAGTGCCATTTATGAAATTCTAA